One bacterium DNA segment encodes these proteins:
- a CDS encoding PorV/PorQ family protein, whose amino-acid sequence MRKFSIIIGVAVALFAASSLHADEFSKVGTSGAQFLKIGVGARYTAMGEASVANVSDAYALYWNPAALGGMTQSHLEFTTISYVSNVNLNYVAFAKPLSFGTIGAAVTALTSGDMEITTIEEPNGTGKMFSTSSYAITLGYARQWTEFFSFGMSAKYITERISEVRASGIAFDFGTLLRPGYRNLRIGMNISNLGQEMKFSGPELNFNYNPSGDNESVDNAKGVLDVDSYDLPLVFRIGAAYDIQYSPSTRLTFSVEARDPSDNEQQGSFGAEAAFQETFFVRGGWQLNQEEQSATVGAGLALKVWNSTDLSLNYAFADFGRLNSVHRFSFGLRF is encoded by the coding sequence ATGCGCAAATTCAGTATCATAATCGGTGTCGCAGTCGCATTGTTCGCGGCTTCATCACTGCATGCGGACGAGTTCTCCAAAGTGGGAACGTCGGGAGCGCAGTTCCTGAAAATTGGAGTTGGCGCCCGTTATACCGCGATGGGAGAAGCTTCAGTCGCCAATGTCAGCGATGCCTATGCTCTCTACTGGAACCCGGCTGCGCTTGGCGGAATGACTCAATCGCATCTGGAGTTCACAACAATCTCCTATGTCTCCAATGTGAACCTGAACTACGTGGCATTTGCCAAACCTCTCAGCTTCGGCACCATCGGTGCGGCAGTGACAGCGTTGACCTCCGGTGACATGGAGATCACGACTATCGAAGAGCCGAACGGAACCGGCAAAATGTTCTCAACCTCCAGCTATGCAATTACGCTTGGATACGCGCGCCAATGGACAGAGTTCTTCTCGTTTGGTATGAGCGCAAAATATATCACTGAGAGAATATCCGAAGTACGCGCCAGCGGAATCGCTTTCGATTTCGGAACGTTGCTCCGGCCGGGATATCGCAATCTGCGAATCGGCATGAACATCTCCAACCTTGGCCAGGAAATGAAATTCAGCGGTCCTGAATTGAACTTCAACTACAACCCTTCCGGCGACAATGAAAGCGTCGACAATGCAAAGGGTGTTCTGGATGTTGATTCCTATGACTTGCCGTTGGTGTTTCGCATCGGCGCAGCTTACGACATCCAATACTCACCGAGCACTCGATTGACATTCAGCGTCGAAGCACGCGACCCATCGGACAATGAACAGCAAGGATCGTTCGGAGCGGAAGCCGCATTTCAGGAGACATTCTTTGTGCGCGGAGGATGGCAGCTCAATCAAGAGGAGCAATCGGCCACGGTGGGCGCCGGTCTCGCACTTAAGGTGTGGAATTCGACCGACTTAAGTCTAAACTATGCCTTTGCGGATTTCGGAAGATTAAATTCAGTTCATCGCTTCTCATTTGGACTCAGATTCTAA